In one window of Thermodesulfobacteriota bacterium DNA:
- a CDS encoding 2-oxoacid:acceptor oxidoreductase family protein, producing MENYIEVRWHGRAQQGIVTAAKVLGEACLRSGKFVQAFPEFGPERMGAPVKAYNRISEEPIRLHCQVTNPRYVLIADPTLIGMNLSGGMESSGGVTEGTPENAIFIVNTPKSPEEMRKELGLEGRKDVKVFTLDAAKISIETIGRMMPNTPMLGALAKATSFITLEGLVENFKENYSKKFSPKVIEGNVAAMGRGYEEVKG from the coding sequence ATGGAGAACTACATAGAGGTAAGATGGCATGGAAGGGCCCAGCAGGGTATCGTGACCGCGGCCAAGGTCCTTGGGGAAGCGTGCCTCCGGTCAGGCAAATTCGTCCAGGCCTTCCCGGAGTTCGGCCCTGAGAGGATGGGCGCGCCGGTCAAGGCTTACAACAGGATATCGGAAGAGCCGATAAGGCTCCACTGCCAGGTGACGAACCCGAGATACGTCCTCATAGCAGACCCCACGCTCATCGGCATGAACCTCTCCGGCGGCATGGAGTCATCGGGAGGAGTGACGGAGGGGACCCCTGAGAACGCGATATTCATAGTAAACACGCCCAAGAGCCCGGAGGAGATGAGGAAAGAGCTGGGGCTCGAGGGGAGGAAGGACGTAAAGGTCTTCACCCTGGACGCTGCGAAGATATCCATCGAAACCATCGGCAGGATGATGCCGAACACCCCCATGCTCGGGGCCCTCGCAAAGGCCACGTCGTTCATAACGCTCGAGGGGCTTGTCGAGAACTTCAAGGAGAACTACTCCAAGAAGTTCAGCCCCAAGGTTATAGAGGGGAACGTGGCCGCCATGGGCAGGGGCTACGAGGAAGTAAAAGGCTAG
- the recR gene encoding recombination mediator RecR: protein MQYAGPINDLIRAISRLPGIGEKTATRLALFILNSDREFAAGLAGAIASVKDKVALCSVCMTFSEEDPCRICADPQRDPSIICVVSDFKDMMAIESMGGYRGRYHVLHGSLAPLKGVGPEEIRIRELVSRLEAGGISEVILATGFDSEGEGTSTYLTKLLKPYGARVTRLASGIPVGSYVEFMDGATLGRALEGRREL, encoded by the coding sequence ATGCAGTACGCGGGGCCTATAAATGACCTGATAAGGGCTATTTCGAGGCTCCCGGGCATAGGGGAGAAGACGGCCACCAGGCTCGCGCTTTTCATCCTGAATTCGGACAGGGAGTTCGCCGCCGGCCTTGCCGGGGCAATAGCCTCGGTCAAGGACAAGGTGGCGCTCTGCTCCGTTTGCATGACCTTCTCCGAGGAAGACCCGTGCAGGATATGCGCCGACCCGCAGAGGGACCCCTCGATAATATGCGTGGTCTCCGATTTCAAGGACATGATGGCCATAGAGTCCATGGGCGGCTACAGGGGGAGGTACCATGTGCTCCACGGGAGCCTCGCGCCTCTTAAGGGCGTCGGGCCCGAGGAGATAAGGATACGCGAGCTCGTCTCAAGGCTTGAGGCCGGCGGCATAAGCGAAGTCATTCTCGCCACCGGCTTCGACTCCGAAGGTGAAGGCACCTCCACCTACCTTACGAAGCTTCTCAAGCCCTACGGGGCGAGGGTCACAAGGCTCGCCTCCGGCATACCAGTCGGGAGCTACGTCGAGTTCATGGACGGGGCAACGCTCGGCAGGGCGCTCGAAGGGCGAAGAGAGCTGTAG